ATCCGTCTCTCGGGCGACGAGACCGCGACGTTCCTCCGAAACCTCGCCGACGCCGTCGAGAGCGGGACCTCGATTACGGTCTCGGGCAGCGACTGGGAGATCCCCTTCGAGTACCGCGAACCCATCGAAGTCGAGGTCGAGTTCTCGAAGAAACGCGAGGGCGAACTCGAAATCGAAGTGGAGTTCGCCGAAGCCCACGACACCGAGGGAAGCGGTCTCAGCGTCGAGTAGTGTACTACTTCGGGCTGTATCACTGGCGAAGCCGGCTCCGGAAGATCGCCCTCGGGTTCGTCGCGTTCCTCGGAGTCGGCGTGGTCCGGTGGAAAACGTCCTCGCGCTGGGTTCGCGCGCTCGCCGTCGCGTTGGCGTTGCCGGCGCTCATCAGCTCGGGTCGTGCGGGAACGAAGCTGCTGCGTCCGCCGCCGTGGGCGCTCGAACGCTACAAGTACGACGCGTTGGCGTCCGAACTCCCCCTTGGAGGGGCCAGCGCCGTCCTCGACGTCGGCTGTGGTACTGGCCGGTCGCTCGTCGGGCTCGCACCCTCCCTCTCGGAGGAGGCGTCGGTACTCGGCCTCGACGTCTTCGATAGTCGGGTGATCCTCGGCAACGCTCCCCTGCTGGCGCGGCGAAACGCCAGTGAGGCGGGGATCGACGTTACTCCCCTCAGGGGCGACGCCGCACGCCTGCCGCTGGCGACCGGCTCGCAGGACGTCGTCACCGCCTGCCGGGTGCTGCACGACCTGCCTGCCGAGGACCACGGGCGCGCGCTGCGGGAGTTCCGGCGGGTCTGTGCGCCCGACGGCACCTTAGGAGTCCTCGAACTGCCGATCACACCCGACGGGGTCGAGGACGACCCCGAAACGTACTGGCGCGATCAGGTCACGGAGGCGGGCTTTTCGGTGGAGACGGTGAAACGGGTCGAGCGAAAGCGTGGCGGCGAGCCGTACATCGTACTCGTCGTGACGCCGTCGGCGAGGTAGCGTCGCGTCCCGTTCAGCGATCCCCCCGCCCGCAGGATATCACTCCTCGTCGCCCACGGAGACGACCTCCGGCGCCCCGCACTCCGGACAGCGGCCGTCGTGGACGTCGAACCGCGCGTCACACTCCCGACATCGGTAGTCCGCGTTCTCCTTCGCCGTCTCCGTCGCGGTCCGTTTGAACTGTTCGACCTGGCGCCCGACCTTCCGAAATATCCCCATCCTCAGCACGAGGGAGCCGAGACCGATAAGCGTTCGCGGGACCCGGGCGCGATCGGGCGCCGAGATGCCGCCCGGCGCTGGTCCGTTCGCTGCTGGACGAAGACCCGTACTGCTGGACCAGCCGCAAAAAACCCGTTTCGTGAATCGCGCCTACTCCTCCATCGAGAAGACGAGCAGCCGGTCGTCGCGCTTGCCCCGTCGGAGCCAGCCGCTGCCGCCGACCTGGATCGCGAGGTACTGCTTTTCGGTGCCGGGGTCGTACCAGCTGATCGGGTCGCCCGAGATCGGCGCCTCGCCGGCGTCGTACTCCCAGAGGCGATCGCCGGTCTCGCCGTCGTAGCCGACCAGTTCGCCGTTCTGATTGCCCGCAAAGGCCAGTCCCGTCGCGGTCGACATCGAGCCACCCCAGAGGTAGACGTCGCTGTCGATCCAGTCCTGCCAGACGACCTCGCCGGTCAGGGGCTTGAACGCCGTGATCACGCCGATGTGGTCGTTGTAGCCCTCGGGGTGGGACTCGATCTCGTCCTCGAGGATGCCGCCCCAGTACTTCTTGCCGGCCTCGAACTCCTCAAAGCGCCACCACGCCTCCTGTGGCGAGTTGTGGAGCTTGTGATAGGAAATGCCCAGATCCGGGTTGTACGCGCCGGGCTGCCAGTCGTTGCCGCCCATGCCGCCGGGCATGAAGGGCATCCGGCGGCCCTCGTCGATGTGGGGGATCA
The DNA window shown above is from Halalkalicoccus jeotgali B3 and carries:
- a CDS encoding amphi-Trp domain-containing protein, with protein sequence MGHDVEFPDRSEHGRKTITSGFFEREIRLSGDETATFLRNLADAVESGTSITVSGSDWEIPFEYREPIEVEVEFSKKREGELEIEVEFAEAHDTEGSGLSVE
- a CDS encoding class I SAM-dependent methyltransferase — its product is MYYFGLYHWRSRLRKIALGFVAFLGVGVVRWKTSSRWVRALAVALALPALISSGRAGTKLLRPPPWALERYKYDALASELPLGGASAVLDVGCGTGRSLVGLAPSLSEEASVLGLDVFDSRVILGNAPLLARRNASEAGIDVTPLRGDAARLPLATGSQDVVTACRVLHDLPAEDHGRALREFRRVCAPDGTLGVLELPITPDGVEDDPETYWRDQVTEAGFSVETVKRVERKRGGEPYIVLVVTPSAR